The DNA region ACAATCTGTCCCTCTGGAAAGGCTTTACCCGGGATACGGGGATTCGACTTTTGACGGTCATTCCGCTGTTATTCTATGATCCTGAATTCGAATTTGGTTCTCTCTCAAACCCTGACGACGGGATGCGTCAGATGGCGATTGATAGAACAGCACGTTCATTACGCTTAGGACAGGAATTGGGATGCGATTTTTCGGTCGTATGGCCTGGAATTGATGGCTATGAAAATCCTTTTGGCATTCACATGGCCCGTATGCGCCAAAGGTTTGCCGAGGGATTGGCAGAGGCACTAGATGCAGCTCCGGGATCACGGATTGCCTTTGAGCCAAAGCCATACGAGCCGAGGGGACGAATTCTCTATAGTTTGACCCCGGAAGGCGTACTGCTCGGGAAGCAGGTTGAAGAAATGCTGGAACATCCAGACAATCGAAACCTGCTCGAGGAAGGCCATAAACTGGTTTGCATGAATCCTGAAATTGGACACCTGCTCATGGGATTTGAAGACATTGCCTATGCGTTGAGTTGGCCATTATCCGAGGGACGTCTAGCTCATACACACTGGAATAGTCAGCCGTTGGGGAATTATGATCAGGATCTGAATGTTGGCCTGATCTCACCGGAGCAAATGGAAGCCGGCCTCTATGTTCTAAAGATGCATGGTTATGAGGGTTGGTATGGCCTGGATATTAATCCAGAGCGCATGCCGGTTGATGTGGCGCTCAAGATCTCAATGGATGCCTTGCGCGCTGCTTGTGATCGGGTGAATCACCTTGACCATGAACTTATTGTTGAGGCGGTTGAGACTCCAGATCAGCACAGAGGTTTGTTAGAGGCGTACATGGTACGTGCGAGGGCTCCACGGAACACAGTCCTTCCTCCAATGAGTGACACACTGGCATCATCGCGGAATTAGGGCAAGGAAAAACAACTTGTCTAGGCAACTCGTCACGATGTCCCCGCGATTGGCATCCTGACGGTGGTTTGGTTTGGTGTTGTGTGGTGTATAATCCGCAACCGCTCAATTAGAAAGTGGGTCTACGTCCGCTTGCCCGAGCCGTCAATCCCTTCAAACGCCAGTAACATGCTCACATGCTGCGCCGATAACGACCACCCACGCGAAACAGTGCCTCAGTAATCTGCCCTAGTGAACACCACCGCACTGTGTCCATAAGTTCTGCAAATAAATTGCCTCCATTGTGGGCCGTGTTCATGAGTTTATCCAAGGCTGCCTGTGATCGATGTCGATTCCGCAACTGAAATGCCTTGAGGCCAGCAATCTGATGCTGCTTTTCGTCATCCGAGGATCGCATTAGTGATTGTTTATCTTGGACGGGCTGAGTGCGCGGCAGGAAAGTATTGACCCCAATCACTGGCAATGCACCAGATTGCTTTTGGCGCTCATAGTGCAAAGACTCCTCTTGAATCTTGCTACGCTGATACATTAGCTCCATGGCTCCTAGTACACCTCCCCGTGTATTGATCCGTTCAAATTCAAGCAGGACTGCCTCCTCCACTAAATCAGTCAGTTCATCAACGATAAAGGATCCTTGCAGCGGATTTTCATTTTGGGCCAAACCAAATTCCTCGTTAACGATACGCTGGATTGCAATTGCACTGCGGACGCTCTCTTCTGTTGGTGTCGTTAATGCTTCGTCATAGGCATTCGTGTGTAGGCTATTGCAGTTGTCATATATCGCAAGTAGTGCTTGTAAAGTTGTCCGAATGTCATTGAAACTGATTTCCTGAGCGTGGAGGCTGCGGCCGGATGTCTGAACATGATACTTCAGTTTTTGACTTCGCTCATTTGCTCCGTATCGCTGCCGCATGGCTATAGCCCAAATACGACGGGCTACGCGGCCAATGACTGCGTACTCAGCATCCATCCCATTCGAGAAAAAGAAGGACAAATTGGGCGCAAAGTCATCAATATGCAGCCCGCGGCTCAAGTAGTACTCCACATAGGTAAATCCATTCGCCAGCGTAAAAGCAAGTTGCGTAATTGGGTTGGCTCCGGCCTCCGCAATATGGTACCCGGAAATGGATACCGAATAAAAATTACGGACCTGTTCCTGCGTAAAATATTCCTGGATATCGCCCATCATGCGCAGTGCCAGCTCAGTAGAGAAAATGCACGTATTTTGAGCTTGGTCTTCCTTTAGGATATCCGCTTGCACAGTGCCCCGAACAGTCTGTATTGCTTCGCGACAGATTCGCTCGAACTCCATGTCCTCCAACACGCCCCACTCGACGAGCTCTTTGGAGGAGGTACCCAAAAGACCGAGACCACTACCGTCATGCCCCGCAGGAAAATCCGTTTCATATCCCTCAGGCCCAAAGGGGATGTAATGAGGCCGGTTTGATTCCAGTTTGTTGTTTATCACTTTCTGGGCCTTCTCCCAGCGCCCCGAATCACGAAGAAAAAACTCGGTTGCCTGATCAATCACACTATTGAAAAACAGGGCCAAGACCACAGGCGCCGGACCATTGATGGTCATAGATACACTGGTCTCCGGATTGCAAAGATTAAATCCGCTGTAGAGTTTCTTAATGTCATCCAGCGTTGCCACTGACACTCC from Rhodothermaceae bacterium includes:
- a CDS encoding TIM barrel protein, whose protein sequence is MPLADLRGQATIHTGEDLISHLKSFELEPKFSAGIWFFSPADSRFHAKYKPDESIEARLEIAASLKDYGLHALEAHYPNEINEDNLSLWKGFTRDTGIRLLTVIPLLFYDPEFEFGSLSNPDDGMRQMAIDRTARSLRLGQELGCDFSVVWPGIDGYENPFGIHMARMRQRFAEGLAEALDAAPGSRIAFEPKPYEPRGRILYSLTPEGVLLGKQVEEMLEHPDNRNLLEEGHKLVCMNPEIGHLLMGFEDIAYALSWPLSEGRLAHTHWNSQPLGNYDQDLNVGLISPEQMEAGLYVLKMHGYEGWYGLDINPERMPVDVALKISMDALRAACDRVNHLDHELIVEAVETPDQHRGLLEAYMVRARAPRNTVLPPMSDTLASSRN